One region of Quercus lobata isolate SW786 chromosome 2, ValleyOak3.0 Primary Assembly, whole genome shotgun sequence genomic DNA includes:
- the LOC115969655 gene encoding uncharacterized protein At2g29880-like, with amino-acid sequence MKLRFHGTTVNKLKFIFHCSRTPLIRKTRSPVISTLISSVLHAIISLHAQIFISSLLSSLLSPNSITPLTHLHYCSDPSKFHLSPHGSGAFTPNIASSTRQTPNFRRNPYFAKDALLPRKRQLTQSEGVGQMDASLPSSSTSRVHYRAPASSSASSSASSSDRAPLLMDDSDDKKWPEAVERYFIDILLEEDAKGNMPQGQFKTGTWTAVVNEFNKRASKSYTKAQLTQKYQRLKQRHRTFSQLIARTGMGWDPISNTVTASDEAWAAAFAVNHKFKDFRKKGMRHYELLGPLFNSNTATGFLQMSSAQPAPNSDEERELDAAFLSEGVHVNVSTDGFDDVEELPTPSEAQSRRQAEKRPAEASHSSGKRKKGHSLEAMTEAIWGFTDMRTRRGKKSIDTGDSAVGAASESVTAAVTLLNQHTDVDHVTYCKVVQELHHAKSRAAFFAMTADRRRAWIDFIGGGLQ; translated from the exons ATGAAATTGCGTTTCCATGGCACAAcggtaaataaattgaaattcattttcCACTGCAGCCGGACCCCACTGATCAGAAAAACACGTTCTCCTGTCATCTCTACCCTCATCTCTTCAGTTCTTCACGCCATCATCAGTCTTCACGCCCAAATATTCATCTcatctctcctctcctctctacTCTCTCCGAACTCCATTACTCCTCTCACCCACCTCCATTACTGCTCTGACCCATCAAAATTCCATCTCAGCCCTCACGGATCTGGCGCCTTTACTCCTAACATAGCTTCATCAACGCGTCAAACTCCCAATTTTCGAAGAAACCCCTATTTTGCTAAGGACGCTCTGTTGCCAAGGAAAAGGCAACTCACACAGTCTGAAGGGGTCGGTCAG ATGGACGCCTCACTCCCTTCCTCATCCACCTCTCGAGTTCATTACAGAGCCCCTGCTTCGTCCTCTGCTTCGTCCTCTGCTTCCTCTTCTGACCGTGCTCCCTTACTG ATGGATGATTCCGACGATAAGAAGTGGCCTGAAGCAGTCGAGAGATATTTTATTGACATCTTGTTAGAAGAGGATGCTAAAGGGAATATGCCCCAAGGCCAGTTCAAGACTGGAACTTGGACAGCAGTTGTCAATGAGTTTAACAAGCGTGCGTCTAAGAGTTACACCAAGGCACAACTTACCCAAAAATATCAACGGCTGAAACAGAGACACCGCACTTTCTCCCAGCTCATCGCACGTACCGGAATGGGATGGGACCCCATTTCAAATACAGTGACGGCCAGTGACGAAGCTTGGGCTGCTGCATTTGCG GTCAATCATAAATTCAAGGACTTCAGGAAAAAGGGGATGAGACACTATGAGCTGTTGGGCCCTCTTTTCAATTCAAACACAGCCACGGGTTTCCTGCAAATGTCATCTGCCCAACCAGCTCCCAATagtgatgaagagagagaaCTTGATGCAGCCTTTCTATCTGAGGGGGTACATGTCAATGTCAGCACCGACGGTTTCGATGACGTGGAGGAGCTGCCCACACCGAGTGAAGCCCAAAGCCGGAGGCAAGCTGAAAAACGGCCAGCTGAAGCATCTCATTCAAgtggaaaaaggaagaaagggcaCTCCCTTGAAGCCATGACTGAGGCAATATGGGGTTTTACTGACATGAGGACCCGTCGGGGGAAAAAGTCCATCGACACAGGAGACTCTGCTGTGGGGGCTGCCAGTGAGTCAGTTACAGCAGCTGTAACTCTTCTGAACCAGCACACCGATGTCGATCATGTCACGTATTGCAAGGTCGTGCAAGAACTTCATCATGCCAAGAGTAGAGCCGCTTTTTTTGCCATGACGGCTGATAGAAGAAGGGCCTGGATTGACTTTATTGGGGGTGGATTGCagtag